One Amblyomma americanum isolate KBUSLIRL-KWMA chromosome 8, ASM5285725v1, whole genome shotgun sequence DNA window includes the following coding sequences:
- the LOC144101263 gene encoding fatty acid synthase-like gives MAELRRCSIHGLRAVSARGSQTKILVAGLSWEEAQKRCSDGVQPACHNAVDSVTVSGPAQAVAKLIEELTAENVFARKVDSMGVAFHSKLISSVAPSLREEYKKVLPEAKPRTKRWVSSSVPESRWNEAAVNQCSSDYFVNNFLNPVLFCEALRHVPPDAIVVEIAPHCLLQSVLGRGTGARASVVGLMKRNVDNLSFFLSSLGKLHTLGVQMDLSPLYPPVPWPVPRGTPSIGHLVAWDHSQRWGVVGWKDCITLPEGRDLFSETAIRNDVQEVDEDSTSENNPEEALLHSVARIFGFEDPSSINPTISLVDLGMDSGMGVEVLHAIERFCGVVLCMQEVQRCTFNALLEISGRTGTRQAA, from the exons ATGGCAGAACTAAGGCGGTGCTCGATACACGGCCTTCGGGCTGTTAGTGCGCGAGGGTCTCAAACTAAGATCTTGGTTGCAGGGCTATCATGGGAAGAGGCTCAGAAGCGGTGTTCCGACGGAGTGCAACCTGCGTGTCATAACGCGGTGGACTCGGTCACCGTGTCCGGACCAGCCCAGGCCGTAGCCAAGCTGATCGAAGAGCTCACAGCTGAGAACGTGTTCGCCCGGAAGGTGGACAGCATGGGCGTGGCTTTCCACAGCAAGCTGATAAGCAGCGTGGCGCCGTCTTTAAGAGAAGAGTACAAAAAG GTGCTTCCAGAAGCTAAGCCTCGCACCAAGCGTTGGGTGAGTTCGTCGGTTCCAGAGAGTCGCTGGAACGAGGCCGCCGTCAACCAGTGCTCATCCGACTACTTCGTCAACAACTTCCTGAATCCAGTGCTCTTCTGCGAGGCCCTGCGGCATGTGCCACCGGACGCCATCGTGGTGGAGATTGCGCCCCATTGTCTGCTGCAA TCTGTCCTAGGACGCGGTACAGGCGCTCGGGCCAGTGTCGTGGGCCTCATGAAACGCAACGTGGACAACCTGTCCTTCTTCCTGAGCTCCCTGGGAAAGCTGCACACCCTGGGCGTTCAGATGGACCTTTCACCACTGTACCCACCGGTTCCTTGGCCCGTGCCCCGGGGCACTCCAAGCATCGGCCATCTGGTAGCCTGGGACCATTCACAGCGCTGGGGCGTCGTCGGATGGAAGGACTGCATTACCTTGCCGGAGGGACGCGACCTCTTT AGTGAAACTGCCATTCGTAATGATGTCCAAGAGGTAGACGAAGACTCCACGTCTGAAAATAACCCCGAGGAAGCGCTTCTCCATTCCGTGGCACGAATATTTG GCTTCGAGGACCCGTCGTCGATAAACCCTACCATCAGTCTCGTGGACCTTGGCATGGACTCCGGGATGGGCGTCGAAGTTTTGCACGCGATCGAGCGATTCTGTGGAGTCGTGCTGTGCATGCAGGAGGTTCAGCGATGCACTTTTAACGCGTTGCTAGAGATCAGTGGCCGCACCGGTACCCGCCAGGCAGCCTGA